The Brassica oleracea var. oleracea cultivar TO1000 chromosome C6, BOL, whole genome shotgun sequence genome includes a region encoding these proteins:
- the LOC106298113 gene encoding F-box protein At3g22700-like, whose amino-acid sequence MMTSYLPADLEEEILSRVPATSLMRWRSICRRWNTLFFEDQRFSEKHFRNAPKQPLVLMLTEYRLFFASVDLKFVPPSIEFSDALSLKNYYVSRDAHIDTVSHCDGLLLCATESELVVWNPCSGQTRWIRDHDGSRWFRGGSLFMLGYENNQSCRSYKILKFYHIINYDVDVQYERFKIYDFNSNMWRFLDARINPRNCISNESHGVTLNGNAYWISSHNEEGGDLLSFDFTRERFRRYRFPLTFRRCHYRALSVVREELSVLRWVDSNMEMWVTNNMDTCEADLSWTKSFTMDFVLNIYTSVLIDEDKKVALCDSPCEEVAFTIGEEDEYYSEVPFEGARSRHEHIFNYVPSLVQFPQQSIEPDGFGKWHHRRWWGHRVRRCNGGLDYDTRYSEETDDDMMSESDDEWDWREIECTDFSNSSRRGNRGRGWTKTRCATL is encoded by the exons ATGATGACTTCCTATCTTCCGGCAGATTTAGAAGAAGAAATACTATCTAGGGTTCCAGCCACATCTCTGATGCGATGGAGATCTATTTGCAGACGATGGAACACTTTATTCTTCGAAGACCAAAGATTCTCCGAGAAGCACTTTCGTAACGCTCCAAAGCAGCCTCTTGTTCTCATGTTGACAGAAT ATAGGCTTTTTTTTGCGAGCGTAGATCTGAAGTTTGTTCCTCCTTCGATAGAATTTAGTGATGCACTTAGCCTAAAAAATTATTATGTTTCGAGAGATGCCCATATAGACACAGTTTCTCACTGCGATGGTTTGTTGTTATGCGCCACCGAGAGCGAACTCGTGGTTTGGAATCCTTGTTCAGGGCAAACAAGGTGGATCAGAGACCACGATGGTAGCAGGTGGTTCCGTGGAGGGTCTTTGTTTATGTTGGGATACGAAAACAACCAATCTTGCCGCAGCTATAAAATTTTGAAGTTTTACCATATAATAAACTACGACGTCGACGTCCAATATGAAAGATTTAAAATCTATGATTTCAACTCTAATATGTGGAGATTTCTTGATGCTCGTATTAATCCTCGTAACTGCATCAGTAACGAGTCTCATGGTGTGACTTTGAATGGAAATGCTTACTGGATTTCTTCTCACAACGAAGAGGGCGGCGACTTACTCAGTTTTGATTTTACGAGAGAGAGATTTAGACGTTATCGTTTTCCTCTCACATTTAGGCGTTGTCATTATCGGGCTCTGTCAGTTGTTAGAGAAGAACTCTCAGTGTTACGTTGGGTTGATTCAAATATGGAGATGTGGGTGACCAATAACATGGATACTTGTGAAGCAGATTTGTCATGGACCAAATCCTTTACAATGGACTTTGTCTTAAATATTTATACGAGTGTTTTAATCGACGAAGATAAGAAAGTGGCCTTGTGTGATTCACCTTGTGAGGAAGTTGCATTCACTATTGGAGAGGAAGATGAGTATTACTCAGAAGTCCCTTTTGAAGGAGCGCGTTCTAGACATGAACATATTTTTAATTATGTTCCAAGTTTGGTTCAGTTCCCCCAGCAAAGTATTGAACCAGATGGTTTTGGTAAATGGCATCATAGAAGATGGTGGGGTCATAGGGTACGACGTTGTAATGGAGGGTTGGATTATGACACCCGGTATTCAGAAGAGACTGATGATGACATGATGTCCGAATCAGATGACGAATGGGACTGGCGGGAGATAGAGTGCACTGATTTTAGCAATAGCAGTCGTCGTGGAAACCGAGGTCGTGGGTGGACGAAGACGAGGTGTGCTACCTTATAA
- the LOC106298112 gene encoding uncharacterized protein LOC106298112 — protein MRDFLKFNDALLAKIGWRLINNPASLLGKILQGKYFPDGDFLTAGEASVMSHSWRGVLIGRDLLTKNIGWVIGNGHSISIWRDLWLNLSKQESPMGPPTEQSAGLMVSALVDANSGQWNIDLIQRLVPEYEEKILCLKPNVTGIPDKLIWLGTKSGDYTTKSGYFSTIDEDDGVAPTEVGFNWRKTVWNLDCAPKVKQFAWKVLKRALPVGERLIERHIDADPKCKRCGCSESITHLLFHCGFAQKVWLLAPLRTDMDFRGIIDLMAAWPSICNQTCLPPSGITSKALVPWIIWSLWKARNKFVFEGFSLSPEVTLSTAINLSREWSVNAKMELGRAPARWSQEISASSGATITRSDAAWVSSSNSTGLGWTLLTSPEIRSFQKRLDFVGSPLMAEGLALREATLTCRRLEMRSVRFESDSAHLIKCLKTEIEVAELHSIVSDILSIVAEFESVSFGWIPREKNMIADVLAKNAQLVFEPLVVEDGINAPN, from the coding sequence ATGAGAGACTTCCTGAAATTTAACGACGCCCTGCTCGCCAAGATTGGATGGAGACTAATCAACAACCCGGCTAGCCTCTTGGGGAAAATCCTACAAGGGAAATATTTCCCAGACGGTGATTTCTTGACAGCAGGGGAAGCTTCTGTTATGTCACACAGTTGGAGAGGTGTTCTGATCGGCCGTGACCTGCTTACGAAAAACATCGGCTGGGTCATTGGCAATGGTCACTCTATTAGCATCTGGCGCGATCTATGGCTCAATCTGAGCAAACAAGAGAGCCCTATGGGCCCACCGACGGAACAGAGCGCTGGCCTAATGGTATCAGCCCTGGTCGATGCAAACTCGGGACAGTGGAACATAGACTTAATACAGCGACTGGTGCCGGAGTATGAAGAAAAGATCTTATGCTTGAAACCGAATGTTACTGGGATTCCAGACAAGCTAATCTGGTTGGGTACGAAATCCGGAGATTACACAACCAAATCTGGATACTTCTCCACCATCGATGAGGATGACGGAGTGGCTCCAACAGAAGTGGGTTTCAACTGGAGAAAAACTGTATGGAACTTAGACTGCGCCCCAAAAGTTAAACAATTTGCTTGGAAAGTCCTAAAAAGAGCCTTACCAGTTGGAGAGCGCCTTATTGAAAGACATATTGACGCCGATCCGAAGTGTAAAAGATGTGGCTGTAGCGAATCTATCACTCATCTCCTTTTCCACTGCGGGTTTGCTCAGAAGGTGTGGCTTCTAGCTCCCCTTAGAACCGACATGGACTTTAGAGGAATTATAGATTTAATGGCGGCATGGCCCTCTATCTGCAACCAAACTTGTCTACCCCCTTCGGGAATAACCTCAAAAGCGCTGGTTCCCTGGATCATCTGGTCGTTATGGAAGGCTAGGAACAAATTTGTTTTTGAGGGCTTCTCGCTTTCTCCGGAAGTTACCTTGTCGACTGCAATCAATCTATCACGTGAATGGAGTGTAAATGCGAAAATGGAGCTGGGAAGAGCACCAGCTCGTTGGTCTCAGGAGATATCTGCTTCGAGTGGAGCTACAATCACCAGATCGGACGCGGCGTGGGTGTCGTCATCAAACTCTACAGGGCTAGGATGGACTCTCCTAACCTCACCGGAGATCAGGTCTTTTCAAAAACGCCTTGATTTCGTTGGATCCCCCCTGATGGCGGAGGGACTGGCGCTTAGGGAAGCTACCCTAACGTGTAGAAGATTGGAAATGCGATCGGTGCGCTTCGAGTCTGACTCTGCCCACCTAATTAAGTGCCTAAAAACTGAGATTGAAGTTGCAGAGTTGCATAGCATAGTGTCTGATATCCTTTCTATTGTTGCTGAATTTGAATCTGTTTCTTTTGGCTGGATTCCTAGGGAGAAGAACATGATTGCTGATGTTTTAGCAAAAAATGCTCAGCTTGTATTTGAACCGCTGGTAGTTGAGGATGGTATCAATGCTCCTAACTGA
- the LOC106296605 gene encoding sucrose transport protein SUC1-like, whose amino-acid sequence MKMGAKDTAALETQSIEEDFDQPSPLRKIISVASIAAGVQFGWALQLSLLTPYVQLLGIPHKWSSLIWLCGPISGMIVQPIVGYYSDRCTSRFGRRRPFIASGAALVAVAVFLIGYAADIGYKMGDKLEQTPRVRAIGIFALGFWILDVANNTLQGPCRAFLADLAAGDAKRTRVANAVFSFFMAVGNVLGYAAGSYTNLHKMFPFAMTNACDIYCANLKSCFFLSITLLLIVTVTSLWYVKDKQWSPPQVNPGEENTKTVPFFGEIFGAFRVMERPMWMLLIVTALNWIAWFPFLLFDTDWMGREVYGGSSQGDDRMKKLYNEGVHSGALGLMFNSIVLGFMSLGVEWIGRKVGGAKRLWGIVNFILAVGLAMTVLVTKLAADYRKIAGPYAGPSPGIRAGALSLFAVLGIPLAITFSIPFALASIFSSSSGAGQGLSLGVLNLAIVIPQMIVSLGGGPFDALFGGGNLPAFVLGAIAAAISGVLAFTVLPSPPPDAPASSGAMGFH is encoded by the exons ATGAAAATGGGAGCTAAAGATACGGCGGCGCTAGAGACACAGTCTATCGAGGAAGATTTCGACCAGCCATCTCCTCTCCGTAAGATCATCTCCGTCGCTTCCATCGCCGCCGGTGTACAGTTCGGGTGGGCCCTGCAGCTCTCTCTCCTCACTCCTTACGTACAACTTCTCGGTATCCCTCACAAATGGTCCTCCCTCATCTGGCTATGCGGTCCCATCTCCGGCATGATTGTTCAACCTATCGTAGGTTACTACAGCGACAGGTGCACGTCGAGATTCGGTCGCCGTCGTCCTTTCATCGCCTCCGGAGCCGCCTTGGTCGCCGTCGCCGTGTTCTTGATCGGTTACGCCGCCGACATCGGGTACAAAATGGGTGACAAGCTCGAGCAAACGCCGAGGGTTCGAGCCATAGGGATCTTCGCTCTCGGGTTCTGGATCCTCGACGTTGCCAACAACACTCTTCAAGGACCTTGCCGCGCTTTTCTAGCCGACTTAGCCGCGGGAGACGCTAAAAGAACGCGAGTCGCAAACGCGGTTTTCTCCTTCTTTATGGCGGTTGGAAACGTTTTGGGGTACGCGGCTGGTTCCTACACGAACCTACACAAAATGTTCCCGTTCGCGATGACAAACGCTTGCGATATATACTGCGCGAATCTCAAGAGCTGTTTCTTCTTGTCCATCACGCTCCTCCTCATCGTCACCGTCACGTCTCTTTGGTACGTTAAAGATAAACAATGGTCTCCTCCGCAGGTTAACCCCGGTGAGGAGAACACTAAGACCGTTCCTTTCTTTGGAGAAATCTTTGGAGCGTTTAGAGTCATGGAACGTCCCATGTGGATGCTTTTGATCGTCACGGCTCTTAACTGGATCGCATGGTTCCCGTTTCTTTTGTTCGATACTGATTGGATGGGACGTGAAGTGTACGGTGGAAGTTCACAAGGAGACGATAGAATGAAGAAACTGTACAACGAAGGAGTACACTCTGGTGCGTTGGGACTTATGTTTAACTCTATTGTTCTTGGTTTCATGTCACTTGGTGTTGAGTGGATTGGTCGGAAAGTGGGTGGAGCTAAACGGCTTTGGGGCATTGTGAACTTCATTCTTGCTGTTGGTTTGGCCATGACGGTTCTTGTTACAAAGTTGGCGGCGGATTACCGGAAAATCGCCGGTCCTTATGCCGGACCGTCGCCCGGTATTAGAGCTGGAGCGTTGAGTCTATTTGCTGTTCTTGGTATCCCGTTGGCT ATTACTTTCAGTATTCCGTTTGCACTAGCCTCCATATTTTCAAGCAGTTCCGGCGCCGGCCAAG GGCTTTCTTTAGGAGTTCTAAATTTGGCGATCGTGATACCACAAATGATAGTATCACTAGGAGGAGGACCTTTCGACGCACTCTTTGGCGGTGGAAACCTACCGGCATTTGTACTGGGAGCAATCGCAGCGGCGATCAGTGGAGTATTAGCGTTTACCGTTTTACCTTCACCGCCTCCGGACGCACCTGCCTCTTCAGGAGCCATGGGATTCCATTAG
- the LOC106299170 gene encoding uncharacterized protein LOC106299170 translates to MALSNVSSEEFSFPLLASQDSSHFSGGTDSPPLWKHSQENLRRGDRDRGFAKEDGNDQTKSFSYVERKSLWSDETEEKMDILWEVLNEELPPRSQSLRIEFGGDRGEKKASLFSDESPAVAVGGGMKLTKKKMSPNVFVLMRVLKKLLVLRSSSRRSPAKTHPR, encoded by the coding sequence ATGGCTCTGAGCAATGTCTCTTCCGAAGAGTTTAGCTTTCCGTTGCTCGCTTCCCAAGACTCTTCCCACTTTTCCGGCGGCACCGATTCACCTCCACTGTGGAAACACTCGCAGGAGAATCTCCGTCGTGGAGATCGCGACAGAGGTTTTGCGAAGGAAGATGGTAACGATCAGACGAAGAGCTTCTCTTACGTGGAGAGGAAAAGTCTTTGGAGTGATGAAACAGAGGAGAAAATGGATATCTTGTGGGAAGTTCTCAACGAAGAGCTGCCACCGAGAAGCCAGAGTCTTAGGATCGAGTTCGGCGGAGACCGCGGGGAGAAGAAAGCGTCTTTGTTTTCCGACGAGAGCCCTGCCGTGGCCGTTGGGGGCGGCATGAAGTTAACGAAGAAGAAGATGAGTCCTAACGTGTTCGTGTTAATGAGGGTTTTGAAGAAGCTTCTTGTTCTGCGGAGTTCATCTCGGAGATCGCCGGCGAAAACTCATCCACGGTGA
- the LOC106296856 gene encoding probable magnesium transporter NIPA4 codes for MAESGGGGGGWRDSYRGMSSDNIKGLVLAISSSLFIGASFIVKKKGLKKAATTGTRAGVGGYSYLYEPLWWIGMTTMLLGEIANFAAYAFAPAILVTPLGALSIIISAVLAHIILREKLHVFGILGCALCVVGSTTIVLHAPQEQEIDSVLEVWNLATEPAFMFYASIIIGAAVFLITRVVPQYGQTNVMVYIAICSLVGSLSVMSVKALGIALKLTFSGTNQLFYPQTWVFTLVVLTCVITQLNYLNKALDTFNTAIVSPIYYVMFTSLTILASVIMFKDWDRQNGTQIVTEMCGFVTILSGTFLLHRTKDMVEGSSVILPLRISKHANEDGFESEGIPLRRQESLMSV; via the exons ATGGCGGAATCAGGAGGAGGAGGAGGAGGGTGGCGTGATTCGTATAGAGGAATGTCCTCCGATAACATCAAGGGTTTGGTGTTGGCCATCTCGTCTAGTTTATTCATCGGAGCTAGCTTCATCGTCAAGAAGAAAGGTCTCAAGAAAGCCGCCACCACCGGCACTAGGGCAG GTGTTGGTGGCTACTCTTATCTTTACGAGCCTCTTTGGTGGATCGGCATGACTACAA TGTTACTTGGTGAGATTGCCAATTTTGCTGCCTATGCATTTGCGCCGGCTATACTTGTCACTCCTCTAGGCGCACTCAGTATCATCATCAG TGCTGTCTTGGCTCATATTATATTACGGGAGAAACTACACGTTTTTGGAATTCTCGGCTGTGCCTTGTGTGTTGTGGGTTCGACTACAATTGTCCTACATGCTCCTCAAGAACAAGAGATTGATTCTGTGCTTGAAGTTTGGAACCTTGCAACTGAACCAG CATTCATGTTCTATGCGAGCATTATCATCGGGGCTGCTGTGTTTCTTATTACCCGTGTTGTGCCCCAATACGGGCAGACAAACGTAATGGTCTACATCGCTATTTGCTCGCTTGTGGGATCATTGTCG GTGATGAGCGTAAAAGCACTTGGAATAGCACTAAAGCTGACATTTTCTGGAACTAATCAGTTGTTTTATCCTCAAACTTGGGTGTTCACCTTGGTCGTACTTACCTGCGTGATAACCCAGTTGAACTACTTAAACAAG GCTCTTGACACATTCAATACAGCTATAGTATCTCCTATATACTACGTAATGTTCACATCACTAACGATATTAGCCAGTGTTATCATGTTTAAG GACTGGGATAGGCAAAACGGTACTCAAATTGTCACAGAAATGTGCGGATTCGTTACAATACTTTCTGGCACTTTTCTTCTCCATAGAACGAAGGACATGGTCGAGG GTTCGTCGGTAATATTACCGTTGCGGATAAGCAAGCATGCCAATGAGGATGGGTTTGAATCAGAGGGCATTCCACTAAGACGCCAAGAATCTCTCATGTCAGTTTAA